In one Pseudomonas purpurea genomic region, the following are encoded:
- a CDS encoding CS1 type fimbrial major subunit: MSRYREAGLRARVGGALLLVSSLAWGIREEQEFHVSVTLPTHEFYVLPVNSGFLEREQVMAWHPVTEELRPLREPFDVKNVNGSVSARLAVMPYLFNGRERIELNVRFNRELLSLLDTPVVNDEQARVGQRVQLEIEAVKPVDGYVPGSYFGTVHLMFEAVNP, translated from the coding sequence GTGAGTCGTTACCGGGAAGCAGGGCTGCGTGCGAGGGTGGGTGGCGCCCTGTTACTGGTCAGCAGCCTGGCCTGGGGCATACGTGAAGAGCAGGAATTTCATGTCTCGGTCACCCTTCCTACCCACGAGTTTTATGTGCTGCCGGTCAATTCGGGGTTTCTGGAGCGCGAGCAGGTCATGGCTTGGCACCCGGTGACCGAAGAGCTGCGCCCGTTGCGCGAACCGTTCGATGTGAAGAATGTGAATGGCAGCGTTTCTGCGCGGTTGGCAGTGATGCCTTACCTGTTCAACGGGCGCGAGCGTATCGAGCTGAACGTGCGGTTCAACCGGGAGTTGTTGTCGTTGCTCGACACGCCGGTGGTCAATGACGAACAGGCGCGTGTCGGGCAGCGGGTACAACTGGAGATCGAGGCGGTGAAGCCGGTTGATGGTTACGTCCCGGGTTCGTACTTCGGGACGGTGCACCTGATGTTCGAGGCGGTGAATCCATGA
- a CDS encoding CS1-pili formation C-terminal domain-containing protein, with product MFPMTPIAAALVLCACVSASASASASALAAPTKDSTTPRGLLAQAKGLPADFEEHFFDVPLAVRMELDQQMLGEAMIVLTRDDRITLLEFTDTSDSRFQANEREIWSAYLQKGVALGACEGSCPEQMLAVHYNLAKSLVSIVTENAERDTETKRHYALPEGGSSGLIVHNQLNLNGGQGQDLGGRYGLEASASLGNWTQSVNMQLARLGGEDDKLYHAVYELYSQRELQGTFVRLGYFTPNSEGLSRQPRAFGASPDTAIGVMYGSSDSLAVNNPTPSVYPIYVTANRLGSVEIYRNGLLINTQPVPAGLQTLDTRPLPGGIYEVEIRLIEDGQITSSTQELVYKPNNWRNHDERWRYNLFAGRESKLLSNWEEHAEGDMTAGAAFNFLLHPRVILGVSGRQVRDALQLGTSVDWTMANNASVFANIYQTQNQGTGLDVQGLYSYSSGNVVASHNRSWLDTRNTYETLPDGTRIRQRNVYNGQASNSSLSVSHRLNQRTSLNARVSHSEGNVEGMGLDLGWSQRGNLFGSDANWRFTVFDRPGSVSSGNDRNRGVDLSVSLALGAPGEHISGSIGSRTSRDGGRDNNASLTYRKDLQNHVLQSVSATGITDTYGVGVSGTANFMTDTLMGDAFVQRSSYSGDFTGGLNLNSTFAVGGQTMALTSQHNGQGAGMIIDVESDVDEIALRADDLSGGSTALRPGRNFVPITAYKSSSVSFDFEGNHVPAATIQPARTSYHLNKGGVEYRKVRVMRTLTVLGRLLDPQGQPLRGHHIINHASRGVSEVDGFFSMEMNAGSPTLEVRHGNQLLCQFRLDPSKARVEQDVLMIGDLRCTADTLADSTYKAEQAG from the coding sequence GAGGTTTGCTCGCTCAAGCCAAAGGTTTGCCTGCGGATTTCGAGGAGCACTTCTTCGACGTGCCGCTGGCTGTTCGGATGGAACTTGATCAACAAATGCTCGGTGAGGCGATGATTGTGTTAACGCGCGATGATCGCATCACCTTGCTCGAATTCACCGATACCAGTGACAGTCGCTTCCAGGCCAATGAACGTGAAATATGGTCGGCTTATTTGCAAAAAGGCGTGGCCCTGGGCGCCTGCGAAGGCAGTTGCCCAGAGCAGATGCTGGCCGTGCATTACAACCTGGCTAAGTCGCTGGTATCGATTGTCACTGAAAACGCCGAGCGCGACACTGAAACCAAACGCCATTACGCGTTACCCGAAGGCGGCAGCAGCGGCTTGATCGTGCACAACCAGTTGAACCTCAACGGTGGGCAAGGGCAGGACCTGGGCGGCCGTTATGGCCTGGAGGCCAGCGCCAGCCTGGGCAACTGGACCCAAAGCGTGAATATGCAACTGGCACGCTTGGGGGGGGAGGATGACAAGCTCTATCACGCGGTATACGAACTCTACAGCCAGCGAGAATTGCAAGGCACCTTTGTGCGCCTGGGTTATTTCACGCCCAACTCCGAGGGCTTGAGTCGTCAGCCGCGTGCATTTGGCGCCAGCCCGGATACGGCGATCGGCGTGATGTACGGCAGCTCCGACAGCCTGGCGGTCAACAACCCCACACCCAGCGTCTACCCGATTTACGTCACGGCCAATCGTCTGGGGTCGGTGGAGATCTATCGCAATGGTCTGCTGATCAACACGCAACCGGTGCCCGCCGGTTTGCAGACCCTCGATACCCGGCCATTGCCCGGTGGTATTTATGAAGTCGAAATACGCCTGATCGAAGACGGCCAGATAACCTCCAGCACTCAGGAGCTGGTCTACAAGCCCAACAACTGGCGCAACCACGATGAACGTTGGCGCTATAACCTGTTTGCCGGTCGGGAAAGCAAACTGCTGAGTAACTGGGAGGAGCATGCCGAGGGCGACATGACGGCCGGTGCCGCGTTCAACTTCCTGTTGCACCCACGCGTGATCCTTGGGGTCTCGGGGCGTCAGGTTCGTGACGCGTTGCAATTGGGCACCTCGGTCGACTGGACGATGGCCAACAACGCCAGCGTGTTTGCCAACATCTATCAGACTCAGAACCAGGGCACCGGCCTCGATGTGCAAGGGCTATACAGCTATAGCTCGGGCAACGTGGTTGCCAGCCACAACCGCAGTTGGCTGGACACGCGCAACACCTACGAAACCCTGCCGGACGGCACGCGTATTCGCCAGCGCAACGTCTACAACGGCCAGGCCAGCAATTCGTCGTTGTCGGTGAGTCATCGTTTGAACCAGCGCACCTCGCTCAACGCCCGCGTATCCCACAGTGAAGGTAACGTCGAAGGCATGGGCCTGGACCTGGGCTGGAGCCAGCGCGGCAACCTGTTTGGCAGCGATGCCAACTGGCGATTTACCGTGTTTGATCGACCGGGCAGTGTCAGCAGCGGTAATGACCGTAACCGTGGTGTGGACCTGAGCGTCAGCCTGGCCCTTGGGGCGCCGGGGGAGCACATCTCCGGCAGCATTGGTTCGCGTACTTCACGCGATGGCGGGCGGGATAACAATGCATCGCTGACTTACCGCAAAGACCTGCAAAACCATGTGCTGCAAAGCGTCTCGGCCACCGGCATTACCGACACTTACGGTGTGGGCGTGTCCGGCACCGCGAACTTCATGACGGACACACTGATGGGTGACGCCTTTGTCCAGCGCTCCTCTTACAGCGGCGACTTCACCGGCGGCTTGAACCTGAACAGCACCTTCGCCGTGGGCGGTCAGACAATGGCCCTCACCAGCCAGCACAATGGGCAGGGTGCTGGAATGATTATCGATGTGGAGTCGGACGTGGATGAAATCGCCTTGCGCGCCGACGACTTGAGCGGTGGCAGCACGGCCCTGCGTCCGGGGCGCAACTTTGTGCCAATCACGGCCTACAAGAGCAGCTCCGTGAGCTTCGACTTCGAAGGCAACCATGTGCCGGCCGCCACCATCCAGCCGGCCCGAACGAGCTATCACCTGAACAAGGGTGGCGTGGAGTATCGCAAGGTCCGCGTAATGCGAACCCTGACCGTGCTCGGTCGTTTGCTCGACCCGCAGGGTCAGCCACTTAGAGGCCATCACATCATCAACCACGCCAGTCGTGGGGTGAGTGAAGTCGACGGGTTCTTCTCCATGGAAATGAACGCCGGTTCGCCGACCCTGGAAGTGCGTCATGGCAATCAGTTGCTGTGCCAGTTCCGTCTCGACCCGAGCAAGGCCCGCGTCGAGCAGGATGTGTTGATGATCGGTGACTTGCGCTGCACGGCGGACACCCTCGCCGACTCCACTTACAAGGCTGAACAGGCAGGTTGA
- a CDS encoding NEL-type E3 ubiquitin ligase domain-containing protein, protein MRSRTTSEPALQQLQHPARTDAYQPAFSHNGAGAYVLDVEQPRTWDTTTLLRRMGRSVNDLSESQREEALRTSGTQPDELRRMYVENATPPPLFDDTLTRLAVDDDVQTFIDQMNSDDPAFYAQASPITQLHLMTRYGLWPDGVSMRILDNQFSTVWEYTSSKAAQGRKLIVQLSERQLLENKLLDSVMETLDANATSVILDQPLGSPHASLTVRTRQLRQKLAALAQQNRAALFNDDYASRSHTRDKPAGVIKRQFPELPTTVIERLLTRADPLEGAAINDEERIPLRLKNIARELQSEVQATRASEGFVRDSLFTRHTERLVLGALRQNTDTFGDLRIEVREGRVDGPLSSDAGPRDASTVRLLINKAAQRYEVRDAQHNLLHEADDFYESILRALPDKQRRALGYRVGQGEFFKQWVAAKTERPSVRRTLLAEPPVRGAPRRETLLLVRGGGQSREATTLTEKVQDLYPSMNLHDVTSFVESLNRHPEPFAAVEQLEQELDELRVTLNKWRYQQPEKWGPGSPNFVDGGRYISKQLIKCFERQTRTLDAPGPQLDSGYTLDLSSAYKQDISVGHWWKTLPDLGKYLDKITALNLDNTPFPTQANGLLKDFRQLRSLSARRCHLTALPEHIGQMHWLKTLRLSDNFIPLTDENVQQLKDLTRLEILRLDNNPLGHLPDVSRMPALRELTLFNTNIDTWPEGLWAKRRPRGFFLDMRFNPITKIPEVVPGSDEAFIVARTRLNSIDLSEPNRLQYENYRTSAGIPRRHAYNAPAENVREKWPRSNDAGWWGPLDGRGVARPVAWSDLGAEPGSTDFFSVIDSLTQSADYRASGDARLQLSSRVWRTIDAMDLNAGLREKLFAMASTPANCADAGAQLFNNMGVQVLAAEAHAFSTSNAVLESKLVALARGAARLERVNEIARADIQARGGDPDDVEVYLAYQTSLAKRLDLPWQSQRMLYRVVAGVSETSIEQAFETVTALEEGDGLVDSMNERDFWINYLNERFPGKFRENEALYQTRSGLLTDLITAQREWAASEELTAGQRTMLQERLAVLVDSLSIPREEVFTDQPMSVQTEDRLNNEMHDQEKNLSRRLTHDALKKAGL, encoded by the coding sequence ATGAGGTCAAGGACAACTTCCGAACCGGCCCTGCAACAACTCCAGCACCCCGCGCGCACCGACGCCTACCAACCGGCATTCAGCCATAACGGTGCCGGCGCTTACGTGCTCGACGTCGAGCAACCCCGCACATGGGACACGACAACCCTGCTACGTCGGATGGGACGCTCGGTGAACGACCTGAGCGAGAGCCAACGTGAAGAGGCCCTGCGGACCAGCGGCACACAGCCCGACGAACTGCGCAGGATGTACGTCGAAAACGCCACGCCCCCTCCGTTGTTCGACGACACGCTCACCCGGTTGGCCGTCGACGACGACGTGCAAACCTTCATCGACCAGATGAACAGCGACGATCCCGCGTTCTACGCCCAGGCAAGCCCCATCACTCAATTGCACCTTATGACGCGTTACGGCCTCTGGCCCGACGGTGTCTCGATGCGAATTCTCGACAATCAGTTCAGCACCGTCTGGGAGTACACCAGCTCAAAAGCGGCGCAGGGCCGCAAACTGATCGTGCAATTGAGTGAACGACAGTTACTCGAGAACAAGCTGCTGGACAGTGTGATGGAAACACTCGATGCCAATGCGACGTCGGTCATTCTCGACCAACCGCTCGGCAGCCCGCACGCCTCGCTCACGGTTCGTACCCGCCAGCTACGCCAGAAACTGGCAGCACTGGCACAGCAAAACCGGGCAGCGCTGTTCAATGATGACTACGCCAGCCGCAGCCATACCCGCGACAAGCCTGCCGGGGTGATCAAGCGCCAGTTCCCTGAACTGCCCACAACCGTGATCGAACGCCTGTTGACCCGCGCCGATCCACTGGAAGGCGCCGCCATCAATGACGAAGAGCGCATTCCCCTGCGTTTGAAAAATATCGCCCGGGAGCTGCAATCCGAAGTACAGGCCACCCGGGCCAGTGAAGGGTTTGTTCGCGATTCGCTGTTTACCCGACACACCGAACGGCTGGTACTCGGCGCCCTGCGCCAGAACACCGACACCTTCGGTGACCTGCGAATCGAGGTCCGCGAGGGCCGCGTCGACGGTCCACTGAGCAGTGACGCGGGCCCACGGGATGCCTCGACCGTCAGGTTGCTGATCAACAAGGCAGCGCAGCGCTACGAGGTCCGCGACGCACAACACAACCTGCTGCATGAGGCGGATGACTTCTATGAGTCCATCCTGCGCGCACTGCCCGACAAACAGCGCAGAGCCCTGGGTTACCGCGTTGGCCAGGGCGAGTTCTTCAAACAATGGGTCGCGGCCAAAACCGAACGGCCCAGCGTGCGCCGCACACTATTGGCAGAACCGCCCGTGCGGGGGGCGCCGCGTCGCGAAACCCTGCTTTTGGTTCGCGGTGGAGGCCAGAGCAGAGAAGCCACGACCCTGACCGAAAAGGTCCAGGACCTCTACCCCAGCATGAACCTCCATGACGTAACCTCGTTCGTTGAATCCTTGAACCGTCACCCCGAGCCATTCGCCGCCGTCGAGCAGCTTGAGCAAGAGCTCGATGAACTGCGCGTCACCCTGAACAAATGGCGCTATCAACAGCCCGAAAAATGGGGCCCCGGCAGCCCGAATTTTGTCGACGGCGGACGATACATCTCCAAGCAACTGATCAAGTGTTTCGAAAGGCAAACCCGAACGCTCGATGCACCGGGGCCGCAGTTGGACAGCGGTTACACCCTGGATTTGTCGAGTGCTTACAAGCAGGACATCAGTGTGGGCCACTGGTGGAAAACGCTGCCGGATCTGGGCAAGTACCTGGATAAAATCACGGCACTGAACCTGGACAACACCCCGTTTCCCACGCAAGCCAATGGCCTGCTGAAAGACTTCCGACAGCTGCGCAGCCTGTCGGCACGTCGATGCCATTTGACCGCGCTGCCTGAACACATCGGCCAGATGCACTGGCTCAAGACGCTACGGTTGAGCGACAACTTCATCCCGTTGACGGACGAGAATGTTCAGCAACTCAAAGACCTGACGCGCCTGGAAATCCTGAGGCTCGATAACAATCCATTGGGGCATCTACCAGACGTCAGCCGCATGCCGGCGTTGCGCGAATTGACGCTGTTCAATACCAACATCGACACCTGGCCAGAAGGTCTCTGGGCCAAACGCCGACCCCGCGGGTTTTTCCTCGACATGAGGTTCAACCCCATTACAAAGATCCCCGAGGTCGTTCCGGGCTCCGATGAAGCGTTCATCGTGGCGCGAACACGCCTCAATTCAATAGACCTGTCGGAGCCGAACCGACTGCAATATGAAAACTATCGGACTTCGGCGGGAATCCCCCGCCGTCACGCCTACAACGCACCCGCCGAAAACGTCAGGGAAAAATGGCCAAGGTCCAATGATGCGGGCTGGTGGGGACCTCTCGATGGGCGAGGCGTTGCCAGGCCCGTAGCCTGGTCTGACCTGGGCGCCGAACCCGGCTCAACTGATTTTTTCAGTGTCATCGATAGCCTGACGCAGTCCGCCGACTACCGCGCCAGCGGCGACGCACGCCTGCAATTGTCTTCACGGGTGTGGCGAACCATCGATGCCATGGACCTGAATGCCGGGCTGCGTGAAAAGCTGTTCGCCATGGCCTCCACCCCCGCCAACTGCGCCGACGCGGGTGCTCAACTCTTCAACAACATGGGCGTGCAAGTGCTGGCCGCCGAGGCGCACGCGTTTTCAACCTCCAACGCCGTGCTGGAGAGCAAACTGGTGGCGCTGGCCAGGGGCGCCGCACGCCTGGAGCGGGTCAACGAAATTGCGCGCGCCGACATCCAGGCACGCGGAGGTGACCCGGATGACGTCGAAGTCTATCTGGCCTACCAGACCTCCCTGGCCAAGCGCCTGGACCTGCCGTGGCAGTCGCAACGCATGCTCTATCGGGTCGTTGCCGGTGTCAGCGAAACCAGCATCGAGCAAGCCTTTGAAACGGTGACCGCGCTTGAGGAAGGCGACGGCCTGGTGGACTCGATGAATGAGCGAGACTTCTGGATCAACTACCTGAACGAGCGCTTCCCAGGCAAGTTCAGAGAAAATGAAGCGCTGTATCAGACAAGGTCGGGCCTGTTGACCGACCTGATCACGGCGCAACGGGAGTGGGCCGCCTCCGAGGAGTTGACCGCCGGGCAACGAACCATGTTGCAAGAGCGCCTGGCCGTTCTGGTGGACAGCCTGTCGATACCTCGCGAGGAGGTCTTTACCGATCAGCCGATGTCGGTGCAAACAGAGGATCGCCTGAACAATGAAATGCACGATCAGGAAAAGAACCTGAGCAGGCGCCTGACACACGATGCACTGAAAAAAGCCGGCCTGTAA
- a CDS encoding molecular chaperone — MNYRWVLLCAGLLPLIAHAGPAINVGVVYDYLDGDKSTYLKRVFNGGDSTAFVKVNILEIIYDAQGKPEEAELKPQGDGASREGLMASPARLIVPANGMQGTRLLFMGERDRERYFRVRFVPVVPEKEDEFAIPVEEREQYKQSLSAGVNVLAGYGTIFFVRPKDSRYSTQIDNGAVNYTLTNNGNTVVVVDEFKDCAVKDENDCAPVTKSHVMPGKVFSFQKQAGRHYQFKLVEGAEQKKHEVKG; from the coding sequence ATGAATTATCGATGGGTACTGCTGTGTGCAGGTTTGTTGCCGCTGATCGCCCACGCCGGGCCGGCAATCAATGTGGGGGTGGTTTACGACTACCTGGACGGGGACAAAAGTACTTACCTGAAACGGGTATTCAATGGCGGTGACAGCACGGCATTCGTCAAGGTCAACATTCTGGAAATTATCTACGACGCGCAGGGTAAACCCGAAGAAGCGGAGCTCAAGCCACAAGGTGACGGTGCTTCCCGAGAGGGGCTGATGGCCAGTCCTGCGCGGCTGATCGTCCCGGCCAACGGTATGCAGGGTACGCGTCTGCTGTTTATGGGCGAGCGTGATCGCGAGCGTTATTTCCGGGTGCGGTTTGTCCCGGTTGTCCCCGAGAAAGAAGATGAGTTCGCGATCCCTGTCGAGGAGCGTGAGCAATACAAGCAATCACTGTCGGCCGGGGTCAATGTGTTGGCGGGCTATGGCACGATTTTTTTCGTGCGCCCCAAGGACTCTCGCTATAGCACCCAGATTGACAACGGCGCCGTTAACTACACGCTGACCAATAATGGCAATACGGTGGTGGTAGTCGACGAGTTCAAGGACTGCGCCGTCAAGGATGAAAACGACTGCGCTCCGGTGACTAAAAGCCATGTGATGCCGGGCAAGGTCTTCAGCTTCCAGAAGCAGGCCGGCAGGCATTACCAGTTCAAGCTGGTGGAAGGTGCCGAGCAGAAAAAACATGAGGTGAAAGGGTGA
- a CDS encoding DUF6543 domain-containing protein, whose product MSEFPGSPHGLPALNNQGAHFQLIKNAISPHHFQATADRRAALKQTRPITPAWYDNASPEQKNQLKALNDALLKSQNEQDRIFKKTLKNIHDFARELLLPELKKLDANLDPDTTWLRLYAPKSLGLFGIKSGGFAVKTFSLLHAALHNFESEEVEPGFFDSSSGFISQPDKRGHFDRVRTSLGIETFTRLSRTLDIGGKYQAYLKGFLRPEDPVARTFLQNKVTTHQKNALKAAAYMALVKKDIEQRDYELLLKVVAGQQKIMEGDKQVFFTSLSVMGLRLSDCMVFMPTVPHRYHHGYVIAYIPDDPEHPVKRYASFSEFEQELTRQFMFRPQGSASGQATLEPTDYQVFFSRFVAERDKSYYFSRFTEQVSDGPPESFAVAWRRHELVRITEQALLHTALPGPPDRDTRRDPIDSPNFYIRGVTMRGKGLWESFDPWSLLHDIKLDRLFEDARIMAVPTEDQNAKARSARWANYLNIGFTTVGVFAMFVPGLGEAMLVVMAGQLLSEVLEGAIELSEGDREAGWAHISDVIENVATAAVLAPVFHYTVSPFIEGLKPIKLPDGKTRLWKPDLEPYRFKGRLPEHLAPIEPGVYRHAGKNLVQLDTHFYEVKDNFRTGPATTPAPRAHRRLPTGIQP is encoded by the coding sequence GTGTCTGAATTTCCAGGAAGCCCACACGGGTTACCCGCCCTCAACAATCAGGGCGCACATTTTCAACTCATCAAGAATGCCATTTCGCCGCACCATTTCCAGGCGACTGCCGATCGACGTGCCGCACTCAAGCAAACCCGGCCGATCACGCCCGCTTGGTACGACAACGCGTCACCGGAACAGAAGAACCAGCTTAAGGCCCTCAATGATGCACTCTTGAAATCCCAGAACGAGCAGGACCGGATTTTCAAGAAAACCCTGAAAAACATTCATGACTTCGCCAGGGAGCTGCTGCTGCCGGAGCTGAAAAAACTCGATGCCAACCTCGACCCCGATACAACCTGGCTGAGGCTCTATGCCCCAAAAAGCCTGGGCCTGTTCGGCATCAAGAGCGGTGGCTTTGCCGTCAAGACGTTTTCGTTGTTGCACGCTGCGCTGCACAACTTCGAATCAGAGGAAGTCGAGCCCGGATTCTTTGACAGCAGCTCTGGCTTCATCAGCCAACCCGACAAGCGAGGACACTTCGATCGCGTCCGAACGTCGCTGGGCATCGAGACTTTCACACGCCTGTCTCGAACCCTGGACATTGGTGGGAAGTACCAGGCTTACCTCAAGGGTTTTCTGCGCCCTGAAGACCCGGTCGCCCGCACGTTTCTGCAGAACAAGGTGACAACCCATCAGAAAAACGCCCTGAAAGCCGCGGCGTACATGGCACTGGTCAAAAAAGACATTGAGCAACGCGATTACGAACTGCTGCTGAAGGTGGTCGCTGGTCAACAAAAGATCATGGAGGGTGACAAGCAGGTTTTCTTCACCAGCCTGAGTGTCATGGGCCTGAGGCTGTCCGACTGCATGGTCTTCATGCCCACCGTTCCACATCGCTATCACCACGGCTATGTGATTGCCTACATTCCCGATGACCCTGAACACCCGGTCAAGCGCTACGCCTCGTTTTCCGAGTTCGAACAAGAGTTGACCCGACAATTCATGTTCCGCCCGCAAGGCAGTGCCAGCGGACAAGCGACTCTGGAACCGACCGACTACCAGGTTTTTTTCAGCCGGTTCGTGGCCGAGCGAGACAAATCCTATTACTTCAGTCGCTTTACCGAGCAGGTCAGCGACGGTCCACCGGAGTCCTTTGCGGTCGCCTGGCGGCGTCATGAACTGGTTCGGATCACCGAACAGGCGCTGCTGCATACCGCGCTGCCAGGCCCACCGGATCGGGATACACGCCGCGACCCGATAGACTCCCCCAACTTCTACATCCGGGGTGTGACCATGAGAGGCAAAGGGTTGTGGGAGTCTTTCGACCCTTGGTCATTGCTTCACGACATCAAGCTGGATCGTCTGTTTGAGGATGCCCGCATCATGGCGGTCCCCACCGAGGATCAGAATGCCAAGGCGCGATCAGCGCGCTGGGCCAACTACCTGAACATCGGTTTCACCACTGTCGGTGTATTTGCGATGTTCGTGCCGGGCCTCGGCGAAGCCATGCTGGTGGTCATGGCCGGCCAGTTGCTGTCAGAAGTCCTCGAAGGCGCCATAGAACTCAGCGAAGGTGACCGCGAGGCCGGTTGGGCGCACATTAGCGACGTCATCGAAAACGTCGCCACCGCCGCCGTCCTCGCGCCGGTGTTCCACTACACGGTTTCACCTTTCATCGAGGGATTGAAGCCGATCAAACTGCCCGATGGCAAAACCCGCTTGTGGAAACCCGACCTGGAACCTTACCGCTTCAAGGGGCGACTGCCGGAACACCTCGCCCCGATTGAACCGGGCGTCTACCGGCATGCCGGAAAAAACCTCGTGCAGCTCGATACACACTTCTATGAGGTCAAGGACAACTTCCGAACCGGCCCTGCAACAACTCCAGCACCCCGCGCGCACCGACGCCTACCAACCGGCATTCAGCCATAA